One Colias croceus chromosome 7, ilColCroc2.1 genomic window carries:
- the LOC123693034 gene encoding oxamate amidohydrolase proenzyme-like, with the protein MNVSVMAPSGMVVTPHHLATQTAILILRQGGTAVEAMVAAAATIAVVYPHMNSIGGDGFWLIVPPCGDPIAIEACGGAGSLANLDLYAGLKKIPTRGPKSALTVAGTVGGWEEALKYITEKGYNRLPLSYLLADAIRYAEHGFPISSSQAHTNLEFAKKHANFSQGFKDVFYPGGRVLETGDILKQQALAETFKELANKGLDSFYRGNIADLIAEDLASIGMPIAKSDLTNYYAERRQPLRLQHSHGELMNLPPPSQGILSLSILGILDQLHVDGKNEGHFIHSAVEATKQAFKMRDEYITDPKYMKVTPESLLSHKHIFEMASRINFERASEDAKGDGPGDTIWMGIMDSYGFSVSFIQSIFHEYGSGVVLPKTGILWQNRGVSFNLQEGSLRCLEPGKKPFHTLNPAAAILKDGRVMVYGTRGGDGQPQTQAAIFHRYVVQGINLQQSIYLPRWAYGPLTMDPTNILRLENRFDPITVDYLKARGHKIEIIAEFSEMMGQAGALVKHPDGMFEGGWDIRSNGFAAGY; encoded by the coding sequence ATGAATGTCAGTGTTATGGCGCCAAGTGGCATGGTGGTGACACCACACCACTTAGCTACTCAAACTGCTATACTCATACTTCGTCAAGGTGGAACTGCTGTAGAAGCCATGGTTGCTGCGGCAGCTACAATAGCTGTCGTGTATCCGCATATGAACTCTATTGGTGGAGACGGGTTTTGGCTTATAGTTCCACCGTGCGGTGATCCTATCGCAATAGAAGCCTGTGGAGGAGCTGGAAGCTTAGCAAATTTAGATCTTTATGCAGGGCTGAAGAAGATACCTACACGAGGTCCAAAATCGGCACTTACCGTTGCTGGCACTGTTGGGGGTTGGGAAGaggcattaaaatatattactgaaAAAGGCTATAATCGATTACCGTTGTCGTATCTTTTAGCAGATGCAATACGATACGCTGAACACGGATTTCCAATTTCATCTAGTCAGGCTCACACTAACCTTGAATTCGCTAAAAAACACGCAAACTTTTCACAAGGATTTAAAGATGTATTTTATCCAGGTGGACGAGTTTTGGAAACTGGCGATATATTAAAGCAACAAGCGTTAGCGGAAACTTTTAAAGAGCTTGCTAATAAAGGATTAGATAGTTTTTATCGTGGAAATATAGCTGATCTTATAGCAGAAGATTTGGCATCTATCGGTATGCCCATAGCTAAATCAGATCTTACCAATTATTACGCAGAAAGACGACAGCCATTACGCTTACAACACTCTCATGGAGAGCTCATGAACTTGCCTCCACCTTCACAAGGTATACTTTCATTGTCTATACTCGGTATACTAGACCAGTTACACGTTGATGGTAAAAATGAAGGTCATTTTATTCATTCTGCAGTAGAAGCTACAAAACAAGCTTTCAAAATGCGCGATGAATATATCACGGACCCGAAATATATGAAAGTGACTCCTGAGTCGttattatcacataaacacatcTTCGAAATGGCAAGTCGTATTAATTTTGAGCGTGCATCGGAGGACGCTAAAGGCGACGGTCCTGGTGATACCATTTGGATGGGTATTATGGATAGTTATGGATTTTCTGTTTCCTTTATACAGAGTATATTCCATGAATATGGTAGTGGTGTAGTGTTACCTAAAACGGGTATATTGTGGCAGAATAGAGGGGTCTCTTTTAATTTACAGGAAGGATCTCTACGTTGTTTAGAACCGGGAAAGAAACCCTTCCATACATTAAATCCCGCAGCAGCTATACTTAAAGACGGAAGAGTCATGGTGTATGGGACACGTGGAGGAGACGGTCAACCTCAAACTCAAGCAGCAATATTTCACAGATACGTCGTGCAAGGAATTAACTTGCAACAGTCTATTTACTTACCAAGGTGGGCGTATGGTCCTTTGACTATGGATCCTACCAACATATTACGGCTCGAAAACAGATTTGATCCTATTACTGTAGATTATTTGAAAGCAAGAGGTCATAAGATTGAAATTATTGCAGAATTTTCGGAAATGATGGGACAGGCCGGGGCTTTAGTCAAGCACCCTGATGGCATGTTTGAAGGAGGTTGGGATATACGTAGCAATGGATTTGCTGCTGGATACTAg